Proteins encoded by one window of Lycium barbarum isolate Lr01 chromosome 11, ASM1917538v2, whole genome shotgun sequence:
- the LOC132618147 gene encoding sulfite exporter TauE/SafE family protein 2-like, producing MNCHNSYLLCLFFLVILTTFGFSFAKQANPTSKNLNFHQFLNSIYEWRSQQQKQLIDANNNLKLGTPTVLAGIFCFIAASISSAGGIGGGGLYVPILTIVAGVDLKTASSFSAFMVTGGSIANVVCSMFLPSPKHDGRILVDFDIALLSQPSILLGVSIGVICNLVFPEWLITILFAIFLAWCTFKTFKSGVYYWKTESEEVMRKSLGEIENFEGIEGPLLKKEEKGIRSIPWMKMGVLIMIWFSFFFLYLLRGNQYGQGMIQMEACGLVYWIISSVQFPLAIIFTSWILYKRENKQNLPSNQKDVACETKNGPSGMFIFPLMALLAGILGGVFGIGGGMLISPLLIQVGITPEITAATCSFMVFFSSTMSAVQYLFLGMEHVNTALIFALVCLIASLIGLVVVQRAIEHHGRASLIVFSVGIVMALSTVLITSFGAVDVWRDYTSGKYMGFKSPC from the exons ATGAATTGCCACAACAGCTACCTACTATGTTTGTTCTTCCTTGTCATTCTAACAACCTTTGGATTTTCCTTTGCAAAACAAGCAAACCCCACCTCAAAAAACCTTAATTTTCATCAATTCTTGAATTCAATATATGAATGGAGAAGTCAGCAACAAAAACAATTAATAGATGCCAATAATAATCTGAAACTTGGAACACCCACTGTGTTAGCAGGAATTTTTTGTTTTATTGCAGCTTCTATTTCCAGTGCTGGTGGAATTGGAGGTGGTGGACTATATGTACCTATTTTAACCATTGTTGCTGGTGTTGACCTTAAAACAGCCTCAAGTTTCTCTGCTTTCATG GTAACGGGAGGCTCGATAGCCAACGTTGTTTGCAGCATGTTCTTACCAAGTCCCAAACATGATGGAAGAATATTGGTTGATTTTGACATAGCTTTACTCTCACAGCCAAGTATTCTGTTAGGAGTCAGTATTGGAGTAATTTGCAATCTTGTTTTCCCAGAATGGCTCATCACTATTCTTTTTGCAATATTTCTTGCTTGGTGCACTTTCAAGACATTTAAATCAGGAGTTTATTATTGGAAAACTGAATCCGAAGAAGTGATGAGAAAAAGTTTGGGTGAAATTGAGAATTTTGAAGGAATTGAGGGGCCTTTgttgaaaaaagaagaaaagggaataagGAGTATACCATGGATGAAAATGGGAGTATTGATTATGATttggttttctttctttttcctgtATCTTCTTCGTGGAAATCAATATGGACAA GGCATGATTCAAATGGAGGCATGTGGTTTGGTATACTGGATCATTTCATCAGTTCAATTTCCTCTGGCGATAATTTTCACATCATGGATCTTATACAAGAGAGAAAATAAGCAGAATTTGCCTTCCAATCAGAAG GACGTAGCCTGTGAAACTAAGAATGGACCTTCAGGAATGTTCATATTCCCCTTAATGGCATTGCTAGCAGGAATTTTGGGTGGTGTATTTGGAATTGGTGGTGGAATGCTTATTAGTCCTCTTCTAATTCAAGTTGGAATAACACCTGAA ATAACAGCAGCAACTTGTTCATTCATGGTATTTTTCTCCTCTACTATGTCAGCAGTACAATACTTATTTCTAGGCATGGAACATGTCAATACTGCCCTCATCTTTGCACTTGTTTGTTTAATTGCCTCACTTATTGGATTGGTGGTGGTACAAAGAGCCATAGAACATCATGGGAGAGCATCACTTATTGTTTTCTCTGTTGGTATTGTCATGGCTTTAAGTACTGTTCttattacaagttttggagctgTAGATGTTTGGAGGGATTACACTAGTGGCAAGTACATGGGGTTCAAGTCCCCTTGttga
- the LOC132620194 gene encoding uncharacterized protein LOC132620194, producing MTVEPSTEFVYTVHDRGRRFILNLNCKTCSCRMFQPDEIPCPHAWAVIKKENLVANDYCSDLFKSETALKTYDVPVDSLPDEREWNIPKNILKDVIFPPKYKRPPGRPKKRPTHTRDRLVFMYF from the exons ATGACG GTAGAACCGTCAACCGAATTCGTGTACACAGTACATGATAGAGGAAGGCGATTCATTCTTAATTTGAATTGCAAAACTTGCAGTTGTCGTATGTTTCAACCAGATGAAATCCCCTGCCCGCATGCATGGGCTGTCATTAAAAAGGAAAATCTGGTTGCTAATGATTATTGCTCTGATTTGTTCAAATCGGAGACCGCGTTGAAGACATATGATGTACCTGTGGATTCTTTACCAGACGAGCGTGAATGGAACATTCCCAAAAACATCTTGAAGGATGTGATTTTTCCACCAAAATACAAAAGACCGCCTGGTAGGCCAAAGAAGAGGCCTACCCATACAAGAGACCGCCTGGTGTTCATGTATTTTTAA
- the LOC132617153 gene encoding cysteine-rich receptor-like protein kinase 10 isoform X1, with protein MMMNFNIIRFLLVLCGNIFLIFSQVISSAPLTYVCPNTTSYSPNSTYSSNLKVLLSSLSSNASRPSGFYNFTAGHTGSDIAYGLFLCRGDVSPNNCQNCVSTACKEILEKCPKEKVASIWYDECLLRYSNQSIFATEDLSGGLILFNTQNVSEPKRFLSVLGNTMKEIATVAAKENDRSGKKFATKEASFSSLETVYSLAQCTPDLSESSCGNCLSNAIGKMPSDGKKGGQVILPSCFVRYETYSFYNVTAVAQPPPAPVSRSPPPPPVSNATSSDRGKGGISSGVIIAIVVPIAILILLFIFGFCWIRSRASQEFNGVEEITDADDISTAESLQYHLNTIRVATTNFSADNRIGEGGFGVVYKGKLPDGQEIAVKRLSGSSGQGAEEFKNEIVLIAKLQHRNLVRLLGYCFEGEEKILVYEFVPNKSLDYFLFDPDMQQLLDWSRRYKIIGGIARGLLYLHEDSRLRIIHRDLKASNILLDEEMNAKISDFGMARIFGDQTAEITNRIVGTYGYMAPEYAMHGQYSVKSDVFSFGVLLLEIISGKKNSSFYQSDGAQDLLSYVWKNWRDGTPLNIMDPTFGGSYSRNEVVQCIHIGLLCVQEDVDERPTMASVVIMLNSYSVTKPAPQQPAFFFHSRSEMFPKELESDQYSTSKSIPLLSTNDLSITELEPR; from the exons ATGATGATGAACTTCAATATTATCCGATTTCTTCTAGTACTATGTGGCAACATCTTCTTGATTTTCAGCCAAGTTATTAGTTCTGCTCCTCTTACATATGTCTGCCCGAACACAACTTCTTACAGTCCCAACAGCACCTACAGCTCTAATCTCAAAGTTCTCTTATCATCTTTGTCCTCTAATGCTTCTAGGCCTAGTGGATTTTACAACTTCACAGCTGGTCACACGGGGTCCGATATAGCTTATGGCTTGTTTTTATGCAGAGGAGATGTTTCACCTAATAATTGTCAAAATTGTGTATCAACAGCCTGTAAAGAAATCTTGGAAAAgtgtccaaaagaaaaagttgctTCCATCTGGTACGACGAATGCTTGTTGCGTTACTCGAATCAATCCATCTTTGCCACAGAGGATCTATCAG GTGGACTCATTTTGTTCAATACGCAAAATGTTAGTGAACCGAAAAGGTTCTTGTCAGTACTCGGAAACACGATGAAAGAAATAGCAACTGTGGCTGCAAAGGAAAATGATCGGTCGGGGAAAAAGTTTGCTACTAAAGAAGCCAGTTTTTCATCACTTGAGACAGTTTATTCACTTGCGCAGTGCACCCCAGATCTGTCTGAATCTTCTTGTGGTAATTGCCTAAGCAATGCTATTGGGAAGATGCCGAGTGATGGCAAGAAAGGCGGTCAAGTTATTTTACCAAGCTGTTTCGTTAGGTATGAGACGTACTCTTTTTACAACGTTACTGCTGTTGCGCAACCACCTCCGGCACCAGTTAGCcgctctcctcctcctcctccagtGTCCAATGCTACAAGCAGCGATAGAG GAAAAGGGGGAATTTCATCTGGAGTAATCATTGCCATAGTTGTTCCAATTGCTATTTTAATTCTACTATTCATTTTTGGTTTCTGTTGGATAAGAAGTAGAGCATCGCAAGAATTCAATGGTGTAGAAGAGATAACAG ATGCAGATGACATTTCAACTGCTGAATCCTTGCAATATCACTTGAACACTATTCGAGTTGCCACAACTAACTTCTCAGCCGATAATAGAATTGGTGAAGGTGGATTTGGTGTTGTATACAAG GGTAAACTTCCTGATGGACAAGAAATAGCTGTGAAGAGGCTATCAGGGAGCTCAGGTCAAGGTGCAGAAGAATTTAAGAATGAGATCGTATTGATTGCGAAGCTTCAACACAGAAATTTAGTGAGACTTTTGGGATATTGCTTTGAAGGAGAGGAAAAGATACTTGTCTATGAATTTGTCCCCAACAAAAGCCTCGACTATTTCTTATTTG ATCCAGATATGCAGCAATTACTGGATTGGTCGAGACGTTACAAGATTATAGGAGGGATTGCACGCGGACTACTTTACCTTCATGAGGATTCTCGTCTAAGAATAATACACCGTGATCTCAAAGCAAGCAATATACTCTTAGATGAAGAAATGAACGCCAAAATATCAGATTTTGGAATGGCAAGAATATTTGGTGATCAAACTGCAGAAATTACTAACAGGATTGTTGGGACATA TGGTTACATGGCACCGGAGTATGCTATGCACGGACAATACTCTGTTAAATCCGATGTTTTCAGCTTTGGTGTTCTACTTCTGGAGATCATAAGTGGAAAGAAGAATAGTTCATTTTACCAATCAGATGGAGCTCAAGACCTTCTTAGCTAT GTTTGGAAGAATTGGAGGGACGGGACGCCATTGAACATAATGGATCCAACATTTGGAGGCTCATATTCAAGAAATGAAGTCGTACAATGTATACATATTGGGTTGTTATGTGTTCAAGAAGATGTTGATGAAAGACCTACAATGGCATCTGTGGTGATCATGCTTAATAGTTACTCTGTCACCAAGCCGGCACCTCAACAACCTGCATTCTTTTTTCATAGTCGATCAGAGATGTTTCCAAAGGAGCTAGAGTCGGATCAATATTCAACTAGCAAATCGATACCATTATTGTCCACGAATGATTTATCCATTACAGAATTGGAGCCAAGATAG
- the LOC132617153 gene encoding cysteine-rich receptor-like protein kinase 10 isoform X3: protein MMMNFNIIRFLLVLCGNIFLIFSQVISSAPLTYVCPNTTSYSPNSTYSSNLKVLLSSLSSNASRPSGFYNFTAGHTGSDIAYGLFLCRGDVSPNNCQNCVSTACKEILEKCPKEKVASIWYDECLLRYSNQSIFATEDLSGGLILFNTQNVSEPKRFLSVLGNTMKEIATVAAKENDRSGKKFATKEASFSSLETVYSLAQCTPDLSESSCGNCLSNAIGKMPSDGKKGGQVILPSCFVRYETYSFYNVTAVAQPPPAPVSRSPPPPPVSNATSSDRGKGGISSGVIIAIVVPIAILILLFIFGFCWIRSRASQEFNGVEEITDADDISTAESLQYHLNTIRVATTNFSADNRIGEGGFGVVYKGKLPDGQEIAVKRLSGSSGQGAEEFKNEIVLIAKLQHRNLVRLLGYCFEGEEKILVYEFVPNKSLDYFLFDMQQLLDWSRRYKIIGGIARGLLYLHEDSRLRIIHRDLKASNILLDEEMNAKISDFGMARIFGDQTAEITNRIVGTYGYMAPEYAMHGQYSVKSDVFSFGVLLLEIISGKKNSSFYQSDGAQDLLSYVWKNWRDGTPLNIMDPTFGGSYSRNEVVQCIHIGLLCVQEDVDERPTMASVVIMLNSYSVTKPAPQQPAFFFHSRSEMFPKELESDQYSTSKSIPLLSTNDLSITELEPR from the exons ATGATGATGAACTTCAATATTATCCGATTTCTTCTAGTACTATGTGGCAACATCTTCTTGATTTTCAGCCAAGTTATTAGTTCTGCTCCTCTTACATATGTCTGCCCGAACACAACTTCTTACAGTCCCAACAGCACCTACAGCTCTAATCTCAAAGTTCTCTTATCATCTTTGTCCTCTAATGCTTCTAGGCCTAGTGGATTTTACAACTTCACAGCTGGTCACACGGGGTCCGATATAGCTTATGGCTTGTTTTTATGCAGAGGAGATGTTTCACCTAATAATTGTCAAAATTGTGTATCAACAGCCTGTAAAGAAATCTTGGAAAAgtgtccaaaagaaaaagttgctTCCATCTGGTACGACGAATGCTTGTTGCGTTACTCGAATCAATCCATCTTTGCCACAGAGGATCTATCAG GTGGACTCATTTTGTTCAATACGCAAAATGTTAGTGAACCGAAAAGGTTCTTGTCAGTACTCGGAAACACGATGAAAGAAATAGCAACTGTGGCTGCAAAGGAAAATGATCGGTCGGGGAAAAAGTTTGCTACTAAAGAAGCCAGTTTTTCATCACTTGAGACAGTTTATTCACTTGCGCAGTGCACCCCAGATCTGTCTGAATCTTCTTGTGGTAATTGCCTAAGCAATGCTATTGGGAAGATGCCGAGTGATGGCAAGAAAGGCGGTCAAGTTATTTTACCAAGCTGTTTCGTTAGGTATGAGACGTACTCTTTTTACAACGTTACTGCTGTTGCGCAACCACCTCCGGCACCAGTTAGCcgctctcctcctcctcctccagtGTCCAATGCTACAAGCAGCGATAGAG GAAAAGGGGGAATTTCATCTGGAGTAATCATTGCCATAGTTGTTCCAATTGCTATTTTAATTCTACTATTCATTTTTGGTTTCTGTTGGATAAGAAGTAGAGCATCGCAAGAATTCAATGGTGTAGAAGAGATAACAG ATGCAGATGACATTTCAACTGCTGAATCCTTGCAATATCACTTGAACACTATTCGAGTTGCCACAACTAACTTCTCAGCCGATAATAGAATTGGTGAAGGTGGATTTGGTGTTGTATACAAG GGTAAACTTCCTGATGGACAAGAAATAGCTGTGAAGAGGCTATCAGGGAGCTCAGGTCAAGGTGCAGAAGAATTTAAGAATGAGATCGTATTGATTGCGAAGCTTCAACACAGAAATTTAGTGAGACTTTTGGGATATTGCTTTGAAGGAGAGGAAAAGATACTTGTCTATGAATTTGTCCCCAACAAAAGCCTCGACTATTTCTTATTTG ATATGCAGCAATTACTGGATTGGTCGAGACGTTACAAGATTATAGGAGGGATTGCACGCGGACTACTTTACCTTCATGAGGATTCTCGTCTAAGAATAATACACCGTGATCTCAAAGCAAGCAATATACTCTTAGATGAAGAAATGAACGCCAAAATATCAGATTTTGGAATGGCAAGAATATTTGGTGATCAAACTGCAGAAATTACTAACAGGATTGTTGGGACATA TGGTTACATGGCACCGGAGTATGCTATGCACGGACAATACTCTGTTAAATCCGATGTTTTCAGCTTTGGTGTTCTACTTCTGGAGATCATAAGTGGAAAGAAGAATAGTTCATTTTACCAATCAGATGGAGCTCAAGACCTTCTTAGCTAT GTTTGGAAGAATTGGAGGGACGGGACGCCATTGAACATAATGGATCCAACATTTGGAGGCTCATATTCAAGAAATGAAGTCGTACAATGTATACATATTGGGTTGTTATGTGTTCAAGAAGATGTTGATGAAAGACCTACAATGGCATCTGTGGTGATCATGCTTAATAGTTACTCTGTCACCAAGCCGGCACCTCAACAACCTGCATTCTTTTTTCATAGTCGATCAGAGATGTTTCCAAAGGAGCTAGAGTCGGATCAATATTCAACTAGCAAATCGATACCATTATTGTCCACGAATGATTTATCCATTACAGAATTGGAGCCAAGATAG
- the LOC132617153 gene encoding cysteine-rich receptor-like protein kinase 10 isoform X2: MMMNFNIIRFLLVLCGNIFLIFSQVISSAPLTYVCPNTTSYSPNSTYSSNLKVLLSSLSSNASRPSGFYNFTAGHTGSDIAYGLFLCRGDVSPNNCQNCVSTACKEILEKCPKEKVASIWYDECLLRYSNQSIFATEDLSGGLILFNTQNVSEPKRFLSVLGNTMKEIATVAAKENDRSGKKFATKEASFSSLETVYSLAQCTPDLSESSCGNCLSNAIGKMPSDGKKGGQVILPSCFVRYETYSFYNVTAVAQPPPAPVSRSPPPPPVSNATSSDRGKGGISSGVIIAIVVPIAILILLFIFGFCWIRSRASQEFNGVEEITDDISTAESLQYHLNTIRVATTNFSADNRIGEGGFGVVYKGKLPDGQEIAVKRLSGSSGQGAEEFKNEIVLIAKLQHRNLVRLLGYCFEGEEKILVYEFVPNKSLDYFLFDPDMQQLLDWSRRYKIIGGIARGLLYLHEDSRLRIIHRDLKASNILLDEEMNAKISDFGMARIFGDQTAEITNRIVGTYGYMAPEYAMHGQYSVKSDVFSFGVLLLEIISGKKNSSFYQSDGAQDLLSYVWKNWRDGTPLNIMDPTFGGSYSRNEVVQCIHIGLLCVQEDVDERPTMASVVIMLNSYSVTKPAPQQPAFFFHSRSEMFPKELESDQYSTSKSIPLLSTNDLSITELEPR, from the exons ATGATGATGAACTTCAATATTATCCGATTTCTTCTAGTACTATGTGGCAACATCTTCTTGATTTTCAGCCAAGTTATTAGTTCTGCTCCTCTTACATATGTCTGCCCGAACACAACTTCTTACAGTCCCAACAGCACCTACAGCTCTAATCTCAAAGTTCTCTTATCATCTTTGTCCTCTAATGCTTCTAGGCCTAGTGGATTTTACAACTTCACAGCTGGTCACACGGGGTCCGATATAGCTTATGGCTTGTTTTTATGCAGAGGAGATGTTTCACCTAATAATTGTCAAAATTGTGTATCAACAGCCTGTAAAGAAATCTTGGAAAAgtgtccaaaagaaaaagttgctTCCATCTGGTACGACGAATGCTTGTTGCGTTACTCGAATCAATCCATCTTTGCCACAGAGGATCTATCAG GTGGACTCATTTTGTTCAATACGCAAAATGTTAGTGAACCGAAAAGGTTCTTGTCAGTACTCGGAAACACGATGAAAGAAATAGCAACTGTGGCTGCAAAGGAAAATGATCGGTCGGGGAAAAAGTTTGCTACTAAAGAAGCCAGTTTTTCATCACTTGAGACAGTTTATTCACTTGCGCAGTGCACCCCAGATCTGTCTGAATCTTCTTGTGGTAATTGCCTAAGCAATGCTATTGGGAAGATGCCGAGTGATGGCAAGAAAGGCGGTCAAGTTATTTTACCAAGCTGTTTCGTTAGGTATGAGACGTACTCTTTTTACAACGTTACTGCTGTTGCGCAACCACCTCCGGCACCAGTTAGCcgctctcctcctcctcctccagtGTCCAATGCTACAAGCAGCGATAGAG GAAAAGGGGGAATTTCATCTGGAGTAATCATTGCCATAGTTGTTCCAATTGCTATTTTAATTCTACTATTCATTTTTGGTTTCTGTTGGATAAGAAGTAGAGCATCGCAAGAATTCAATGGTGTAGAAGAGATAACAG ATGACATTTCAACTGCTGAATCCTTGCAATATCACTTGAACACTATTCGAGTTGCCACAACTAACTTCTCAGCCGATAATAGAATTGGTGAAGGTGGATTTGGTGTTGTATACAAG GGTAAACTTCCTGATGGACAAGAAATAGCTGTGAAGAGGCTATCAGGGAGCTCAGGTCAAGGTGCAGAAGAATTTAAGAATGAGATCGTATTGATTGCGAAGCTTCAACACAGAAATTTAGTGAGACTTTTGGGATATTGCTTTGAAGGAGAGGAAAAGATACTTGTCTATGAATTTGTCCCCAACAAAAGCCTCGACTATTTCTTATTTG ATCCAGATATGCAGCAATTACTGGATTGGTCGAGACGTTACAAGATTATAGGAGGGATTGCACGCGGACTACTTTACCTTCATGAGGATTCTCGTCTAAGAATAATACACCGTGATCTCAAAGCAAGCAATATACTCTTAGATGAAGAAATGAACGCCAAAATATCAGATTTTGGAATGGCAAGAATATTTGGTGATCAAACTGCAGAAATTACTAACAGGATTGTTGGGACATA TGGTTACATGGCACCGGAGTATGCTATGCACGGACAATACTCTGTTAAATCCGATGTTTTCAGCTTTGGTGTTCTACTTCTGGAGATCATAAGTGGAAAGAAGAATAGTTCATTTTACCAATCAGATGGAGCTCAAGACCTTCTTAGCTAT GTTTGGAAGAATTGGAGGGACGGGACGCCATTGAACATAATGGATCCAACATTTGGAGGCTCATATTCAAGAAATGAAGTCGTACAATGTATACATATTGGGTTGTTATGTGTTCAAGAAGATGTTGATGAAAGACCTACAATGGCATCTGTGGTGATCATGCTTAATAGTTACTCTGTCACCAAGCCGGCACCTCAACAACCTGCATTCTTTTTTCATAGTCGATCAGAGATGTTTCCAAAGGAGCTAGAGTCGGATCAATATTCAACTAGCAAATCGATACCATTATTGTCCACGAATGATTTATCCATTACAGAATTGGAGCCAAGATAG